A window from Nitrospira sp. ND1 encodes these proteins:
- a CDS encoding universal stress protein, whose protein sequence is MTKPLMTRILLATDFSDGAACAQDYAIYLASHWGATLEVLHVIETPHRSSAEAESLAAVVQVRAEAARQLEQVRDDLVRRGVSVKVRLVLGNPAEHIGLAAKDKGAELVVLGVQGRTNLLYGLIGSTAERVVTEGPCPVLAVPGLREEAGRPSAAGRQVHIRHILAPLDFSSPSLDAVEYAIQLANGLGATVTLMHVLEPVCYDLDCGLGVVEQEARKRDHWNRQLSELQTLVTSFGLAADVEISGGIASDAILASALRHRSDLIVMGTHGRRGVSAQRFGSVSEAVLRLATCPVLTVKTPKFAAGHRRVVPQAMRETEIKGAQP, encoded by the coding sequence ATGACTAAGCCACTGATGACACGGATCCTCTTGGCGACCGATTTTTCAGATGGCGCGGCCTGTGCGCAGGACTATGCCATCTATCTCGCCTCCCACTGGGGAGCCACGTTGGAGGTCCTGCATGTGATCGAGACGCCCCACCGGTCGAGCGCCGAGGCGGAATCCCTTGCCGCGGTTGTACAGGTGCGAGCGGAGGCTGCGCGGCAGTTGGAGCAGGTGCGTGACGATCTGGTGCGGCGTGGCGTCTCAGTCAAGGTGCGGCTGGTTCTGGGGAACCCGGCAGAGCACATTGGTCTGGCTGCCAAGGACAAGGGGGCGGAGCTTGTCGTGCTGGGCGTCCAGGGCCGAACCAACTTGCTGTATGGGCTGATCGGCAGCACGGCGGAACGGGTCGTGACAGAAGGGCCCTGTCCGGTTCTCGCGGTACCAGGGTTGCGTGAAGAAGCGGGCAGGCCGTCCGCGGCAGGCAGACAGGTACACATCCGGCATATTCTGGCACCGCTGGATTTTTCGAGTCCCTCGCTGGATGCCGTCGAATATGCCATTCAACTCGCCAACGGCCTCGGCGCCACAGTCACGTTGATGCATGTGTTGGAACCGGTCTGCTACGACCTGGATTGCGGCCTCGGTGTAGTCGAACAGGAGGCGCGAAAACGAGACCATTGGAACAGGCAACTGTCGGAACTCCAGACCCTCGTGACCTCGTTCGGATTGGCGGCCGACGTCGAGATTTCAGGAGGCATTGCCTCCGATGCGATTCTCGCCTCTGCGTTACGCCATCGATCCGATCTGATCGTGATGGGGACCCATGGCCGCCGCGGTGTCTCCGCGCAACGGTTCGGAAGCGTGTCGGAGGCGGTGTTGCGCCTGGCAACCTGTCCGGTCTTAACGGTCAAGACGCCGAAATTCGCCGCAGGCCACCGCCGGGTAGTGCCGCAAGCGATGAGAGAGACGGAAATTAAGGGAGCACAGCCATGA